Within the Eucalyptus grandis isolate ANBG69807.140 chromosome 1, ASM1654582v1, whole genome shotgun sequence genome, the region TGTCATTAGTTGATTCTATTTCCAAAATATAATACAGTTAAAATGCAATACAAAATCTAAAGCATTCAAATGGCAAGAGCATCAGCAAGAAGTAGAATACATCTGCCATGCACTGCCTTTCAAAAGCGAAAGCTTTCCTcagattttcctctttcttctcaaCTTCAGACATTGCAATCAAATGTGCTGATTGTTCTCGTTGGAGGAGCTGTTGTGCTTATGATAATGCTTGACCTAACTCTTCAAACTTCAGATTCCACTCCTTTTTGTCGGTTAGAAGCAACCCCATATTATATGATAATCAAATAGCTTCCAAAAGACTTCTATTTAAGTTAAAAACAACTACTAGATCTCAGTATATAAGATTTTCAGGGAATTCAATTCCTAAATGTCAACTGCTTAACCAAATCCAACACTACATATACAGATAAACATGAGACTTTGTGGCAATTGCACATCCAAATGTTGGCAAAAGTACACTTCCACTGTGAACCTCACCAAGAAACAACAACGCCATCATCCAAAATAAAAGACACAATACTTCCAACAattaatgccaaaaaaaaaatcataataaataatcaaatgagAAATCTCACGCATTAAGCAACATATTGCATGTTCATCTCAGCAGAATCGAGCCACAGATCAGTTGCCATTTAAGCAACATTTGAGAGGCTTATCTTGCCCCacactttgacaaattccaaacAACCCCAAAACTCCCCCAAAATACTTTTGGCATTCCTACTAACCTGCTTACGGAAATGGCAATTTACGTAAGAGGATTCAAGGGTAGTTTTCCCTAAAGTAGCTTCATAAGTCTCATAATAGCCAAACTACCAAGTCCATTTAAAAACGAACAATGTGTCAACAAGTCATCTCAGGACAACTTGCGCACTTTATGGCACCCATGACCTCCATGTCCCATGCCATGCACTCGCTTGGACAAGATGCTTCTTGAATTGTAGCAAACAAAAAGGCGATCTTGTGATATCTCACTTTTCACATCATCTATTAACGTCTGAAAGTCTCGCTCCATAGAAAGGAGCATAATATCTCCCCTAGAAGGTTTTGACTAGTCGATGAATTGGATGTTACACAAGTAATGAGCCCACCTATACCAAACTGCATCTCATGCTCTGTTTACTCTAGTAGGTAAATtacacatgacaaaatttccatCTAGTAAACAGGTGCATAGAACATTATAATACTATTGTAAGAAGCAACTACCAACCCAGAACAGCTCATACACTCTAAGGAACAAGCATGGCGTCAAAACATAGTATGCCTGTTTTAtctcgaaaaatatttatcctATTCCTTAAacactccctccctccctccctccctccctctcaacTATGGACACAAGGTGCTGCATTCGGTCAAATACAACAAAAGCTAACCATTCTAGCAACCGATATCCAAGAACCCATTTAGCTAAGGTAAACTAACTACTCCAAGCCTTAGAAAATGGTTAAAAAAGCAATAAGCCATAACCAACAATATCAATCGAATTCACCTTAGCTTTTGAGCTTGATGACCTTCTTAGTGAGCGCCGGCGGTCCTTCCCATCCATCTCTCGCTTCGACCCTCCTCTCCAAAACCGCCTCCAGCCCCCCCCCCACCCACCCCCACTCCCTCCATTGTCCTCCAACCCAACATTCCGCATTATATTCCCATCTAGCGAGGCCACTAGCGGAGGTAAACCGCCTCCAGCCCCCCACCCATTGTCCTCCAACCCAACATTCCGCATTATATTCCCATCTAGCGAGGCCACTAGCGGAGGTGGCTGCGGCGGCCCATCAAGGAAAGCCACCACCTTTTCCCTTACCACCGCTCCTCGCGGCCACCGTCCGTTGGGTAGACGCAGAGCCGCAAATGAGGGAAACGATATATgcaggagaaaatattgggtacgtcttatgtagccgcgtggcaaacaagaaggcggtgggagcgcgacacgtgtcctcgtgggaCCCATAAAGTCGGCGTCCGCTCCTCGACTCGgcgcttcttcctctctcctctaaCTCGTctcggctggtggctcggctcggctggcaAAAGAAAGGACGTCCTCTCCTCCCGACCCGCAcgctcacgctctctctcccgtCGAGCATTTATTGCggaaacttttctctttccttcgtttgagaaagaaaatggccGTCCgttcctctttccctctccatttctttccttatgAATTTTTGAATCTGAAATCCTCTCTCCGCTCGTTGTTGCTCCGCCGTGCACCAAGCGGCCGTTCCCGCCATCGCCGACGAACCACATTACGGCCGCCGCTACTCCGGTGCTcactcgcttctctcttcgggttcgttgctgctccgtcattcgttccggcgttcccggatcgcagatgcagcacgcggaggagaagcagcCTCTTCGAGCCCTCAACATCGGCGAGGCCGCCCGCCAAGCGAGACCCGCACACACggaaggctcggaggcgaggttgctggagaagctGGTGCCGAGCTGCCTCGTCGTGTTcgacgctcctccgcctccctctcgcgacgtccgctccgctctctctcccctctacgaagtcgtgcctctcttccggcgaaacgcgacgccgacggccctccacctccgccggtTGACTCCGTCGCCCTCGACTCGACTCcaacgccgacgccgacgccaaCGCAGCCTCCTCCCCGAACCCGactcgacgccgacgccccttcgccggttgcctccgtcggtGTCGAGTCcgtcgcccgacgccgacgcctcGGCCTCCGCCTATGCGCCGACACCgacgcgacgccgacgccgacgccccttcgcCAATTCCATGCATCGCAGAAAATGGTAATGCCGACCCAACATTACTTAttcagttatttccttttcGATGATGGGGAAATTCTCATCTTGGACGATAAGGAGTCCATAGTATTCTCATAGTACTTGTAGCATCATACGTAACCATAGCATAATGATTTAGTTTCTCGATGTCTGCATTTAATATCCAAAGCTGTAGCAAATTAATGAGGATAGTAACAAGATATCGAGAATGTAGGAGGGAGATTGGAAGCTTTCAATCGAGCAAGAGTGAAATCACATGGAGTTTCAGATTTGAGGATGACAACTACTTCAACCGTTCTCGTTAAATCTATTTGACATTGCATTCGGATTTGCATTTTTGTGCCTATGTACTTCgttgtaaattttttccttttgatattcAATGGTAGGATGGGAGAAGGCTGAAAATGAAGTCTTGGTGCTAAAGAAACAACTCGGAGGCTGCAACACAAAGGAACTAGACACTAGAAGATCGAATCAGTCATCTTGATAGAGCACTTAAGGAATGTGTGAGGCAGCTCGGACAGGTGAGGAATGAGCAAGAGCAGAAGATCCAAGAAGCTGTGGTCAAGAAAACTCGTGAGTGGGAATCAACAAAGGCCGAGCTTGAGACTAAGCTTTCCAATGTCCATGCTAGCTTCAAGCAGCCAAGAGTGAAGCTTCTTCAGTTATATGTTCTGATCTCGCCCCTAAGCTTGATGCTGCTGAAAAAGAGAATGTGGCCCTCAAAGCCAAAGTCCTTTCTATGTTGGAGGAGCTAGAACTTAGGATTATTGAGCGTAATTTGAGCACCCAAGCAGCAGAAACAGCCAGCAAACAGCATTTGGAGAGCATAAAGAGGTAGCTAGGCTGGAAGCCAAATGCCGTAGACTCAGAGCCATGTCTCGGAAAGCAAGTGTGACAAATGATCTTAAGTCTTACAGCAGATGAGGTTTTGCCTCCTCGGCTGCTATTTTATGTGGATGAGGCTTCTTACGTGGAGATAGATAATTGCGAGATTGTATAGTCCTGTAGAGTTTTGATTTGAATGATTTTCTAGCAATCCGAATCAAACTGCATTAGACTTTCTGAGTGCTGTCTTCGTTGCTTGTGCATCAACTACCTCCCAGACCCCGCAGTGCAAGGGACACCCATAAATTACTTGTCGAACATGAATGGCTGTATCAGTTAAATATCTGCTTGTTATTGTCCTCTGCTTTGTCCCTGAATTTTACATCAACTTACATAATTTGCTTGATATCCTGTTGATGTCTTGAATCTTAATGACAGAGCATTTGGCTTTAAGTCATATCCTGATCATCTGGCTCGACTGAATGATTGTTACCACTTATTTGCCTGCATCACCCTATAACAACAATGTCCTAGATATGATGTGAACTCATAATTTACAGGaacttttttcaaatcatatgtcattGTATTGTGCCACTCTGCCTTGCGTATTTGCTAGTTTGTATGCTGACTCTATCAATGATTTGAATGGGTGAATCCACTTGTCATCCTGTAGGAAAACTATGACAAGTTGAATGAAGCACTTGCAAGAGGAGACCACTCATGGACTGCCCTAACATTAAAGGTGATGATGTTATGTTCCCTGGCTAAGAAATGATTCATTGATCTGCATTAGCAATTAGCCCGTTTTCAGTTTATTGTTGCAAAACCGTGCTGGAGTTAGTCTATGAGCATTAGTTAGTTCTCTGTTTTTCCATCCCTCTTATGTTAGTTCAGAGCTCATATGGTGGGTTTCGCTAACTATGCATGCTTCATTGCATATTTCCTTGCCATTTTCCTGCACCATACTCTGTTACCTCCTCTATATGTGGATAGCACTCTGATTTCCATCCAATACAGTTTTCACAGAATGAAATATTTAGAGGGCTTGATGTAATTTGAGACATCTCTCtattatatgaaatgatttcttTGAGGAAAGGTGTAATTTTCCTTCTCGTCCATCGACTTGGTGCTTGTTATTTCTATTCACCATCAGTATATTTTCGAAAAATCCATTCACATGAACTTGGGTGTTTTAGCTATTTCAGTCAACTTTGGCATTTAATGTTCTTACTTAGCATAAAATTTGCAGTTGTGCAGTTCTCTGGAAGTGGCTAATAAGTTGGTCCAATCGACACACGGGAATGCTGGATTGCTGTTAGAGAAGGTTGAAGAGCTCGAGAAGATTATTAAAAGGGGAAATTCAGCTGTGGCAGCTGTGAAGGCTATCACCATAACTTCAGTTGGTGATGGAAAGCCTTCTACTGGCAGTGAACATGTAAAGTGATCCTCTGTATGTGGGAGCAACGGTAAGTTTCGCCAGATTCCTCGGTTGCATGAGTGCGGAATTATATCTTACTGTCTCCTTGGAGTCCTGGAATTTGATTTTATACCCAAGGCTTAGGACTTCTGATAAACTTTTCCTGTAAAAACACTTCCGTTCACCTAAAACGCTACTTAGAATATAAAGGAATTATTTTATACTTCAATTCGTTGGAAAAATTCTTACTTGACTATGGATGTTTCATTAGTTGTGCTTTATTATTCGTGTTTACTTATAGTCTTGCATCACAAAAGTATGGTATAAGAACAGCATAAAATCTTAAGTTTAAAATTACCTCCGCCCTACTCATGTTGACAGAATACTCAGGTTTCCTCCCAGAATCTTCGCCTAGAGAAGTTCACAATTTCCCCTCTAAACGAAGTTCTCAATCGACTTATGTATCGCATTTTTTGATATCAAATTGCAGTTTTCGATATCAAATTGCTGAACTGACGTAGAAATGCGCCTTACCAATTCTAGTCGAGCAGACAAGCCTTGCGAGAGTGCTCTGCACTTGAAGAGAGACGAAACTCGGGAGTTTTGATCTTGCATGCACTGTGCATCGTTACGATGAAGGCATCGCTAGTGTTTGAACTTTCACTGTTTTTCCAATTTATCCCCGAACCCTTTTTCATTCGATCGAATCCTCGGGCTCTGCTGTTCTTGTTCAGCTTTTTGAACACATTTTGTTTCGGGTTTCCCCAGTATAATTCCTCTTCATGATCAGGAAGGTGATCTTCCTTCATTGAAGACAGGACACTCCTGCTCACGAGTTTTCACCCGACAGTTTTCTCATCTCTCGCGTTAGCAGAGAGCCTCCATATCTAGGTGATGATTTGTGTAGGATTCACTCCGCACAGATTGAGGTGCGCAGCGTGAAGATTAGAAAACCATGTGGTCACGGCGTTTGCGGACGCCCCGCACGTAGATGAGTGGCAATGTTACAGTTGCATGTAGAGTGAGTTCCATCTGCATGAGAAAAGAGAGATGCCTCTCTTTGTACATTCACATCCTGTGTCTGGACATCTGATTTGGgtgcttttttatgagatatgACTTCAATCTCCCAGgtaattagttatttatttatagccatctcaaggaagatgaaatgattattttccaGTAATGCAGCATGGTTTTGATCTTCATATTGACATATAGCTATGTTAGAAATAGGATGGCTGCATCAGCATCTTGTACTTTATTAGTACGAACTGTATGATTAGGGCACAATCTaaacaaatctcaaatttcacTGTAGCATTGAAGACATTCAGAGGTTAATATAGAATTTCAAAGCGCTTAACCTTTGATGTAACGTAATTTTCGAGCTTAAAAGCACTTACAAAGTGTTGCGATGGGGTGCTTCTAAACTAACTTAACCAGAAAAATGCTCACACTAggcgaactttttttttcttttttttttttctgtgggtTGTGGTGCTTTGAGCAACACTGCGCTTGCTGACGCCATCAACCATCTGATAGGATCAACTTACCAATGTTTTATTCATGCTAAATGGGTGATCATGACTTAGTCTGAATTTAGTTCCCTTCTTAAGTTCTCATTTAGTTTTGTTATGTAAAACAGGAGCAAGAGCTAGCAGTCGCTACTAGCCGGTTTGCAGAGTGCTAGAAGACTATTTCATCTCTCGCTCAGCAATTAAAATCTTCGCCGGTTCTGATCCAATGTGCAATCACATTGATGAAGGATTACTAAGCCCCGAAAACGAGCTGCACCATTTAAACAGCCCACCGGTCCTCATTTCTGCTAAACAAAGATGAAATAATCATGGTTTAagaatttgattcttcaactAGCTGAGGCAGGAAAATGAAATGAGTGAGGTGAGATAGGAAGAGTGTCCACTTTGATTTTTGCCTTGTGAATAAACAACCACCATTGTAAATGCATTCATGACATCTCCAAAACCGACACTCGTGAATCTTAAGTATAGCGGTACATAGTCAGATTTTTGAATGATATAAGGTTTCAATTCCTTTATAGCATGTGGATGTCCAAATTGCTTAAAGCTGCCAATTGTCTTGTTTGGTGTTAGTGAGTTGTAGAGAGGTCGTAAGCTCATCTTGGCCCTGGCAATCCCATGGCGGGCCACCTAGAAGATTACACATGCCCCAACTTTCTCCgccaaacaaaataattagCGACTTTTGTGACcattttagtttgattttttattttattttcttaggaAAAACCTTTAGCTAGACCGTTTGGCAACTTGGCATTCAGTTTTTCCACTAAATCAAACcaaaagtggaaaataaaatgaaaaggagttGCGTAGGAGCAATACGAAAACTAAACGGAAAAACAGTTTATCCTCTGAAACTTGCCATCTGTATAGCTCTACATCCTGCAATTTATGTAGTCTTACTTGTCCTTTGCTTTCACAATATCAAGTCCTTTCGATGATTTTTCGATTGTGAGAAGTTCATAAACCATTTCATTTTGCCCAAAGACACCATATGTACCGGCAAAATGTGGATGGAACTGAATTTCATTTGGAAAAGAAGCACGGCCAACCAACtctttctaacttttttttatattataatctAGTAGGTCCAACATCTCGTCTCGACAttaatttttcacaattttcaagTATGTGTCTATTGTCATTTATCCCGGTGATGTCGTGTAATAGTTGATCTATCAATCTACTTTCATATTTCAATGGTATGTAAATCTCTATTCCCTCTAAAACGAGTAGGTCtcaatttccttttatcttCACCACTCGTATGATATGCCATTCAACACAACCCAACTATTGGCTTGCTCGATCATATTGTTCGGGAAACTTGAGCATCAATACATCAACCCCTAATGCCTGACTCGTGGCAGCAATTTCATTCAGTTGCGCAAAACCAAAGGCTACCTCTTTTTGTCTCGTCGATGAATGTTCTCCATGAAGATCATCGCACGGCGTACGCATCTTTCATAACCAAAGTACCATTCTTAATCATACTGCTACAAGTTTGAACCAATACAAGTAATAGAAATCTTAGTCCTCGCTTCATATCAAATTGCTCCAGCCGATTCTAGTATTAGGTTGAAGCAGGAAGTTTACGTAGATTCGCTGCCCACTCATTCCTCTCTACCCTCTTCATATGATTCATTTCTATGTGTTTCTATGTAGCCGacaaaatatcaacaaattatAGTCCatccaaacaaacaaaacagTACATGCATAGAGTATCGTGAATATATAACATGATGCTTCACATGATCCTGAAGTCTTGAAAATTATAACAGTGATAATTCATCTTCAATAGGAACTTCTAATTACATGTTATCTAGAAGTGGACTATCAGGTTGTAGACCTGCACAACTGGTGAGTTACCATTGTCAAATTCCTTTTCCTCCAAAGTGGCCACAAAGCAAGGTAAAAACTGCCAAtggtttaattaaaaaaaaaaagtagagctTGGATGAAAAAATGATTTGCTAGCCCGCAAGAACTCTCGTAAGGGTGCCCTGAAGTGATGTGACTGAATCTATGGCAGACTTAGCAAGCCAACTCATTCCCACTTTAATTCGATGCTCATCCGTGGGCAATCTTATCAAATGTGCAAATTTTCTCGCTGCAAATGCAGAAATATATGGAttaacatcattttttttcaaaggacCAATGTGAcagaagtaaagaaaagaacctGCATGTCCAACTGGACCTTCCAGAGTTAATCCATCAATGAAACTTGGTGAAATTGCAGCATCATTTCTTCCCAATGTCATCATCTCGCCCAAGTTTTGAAACCTGAAAATTATATTAACAGAATCATGCACCAGTCACATATCCAAAGCTTCTACCAGTATGAtctacaaaaataaaagttgccACACACTAGTAGAGGTACCACAGAAGGATACTTAATGGTGTTTGTGATGGATAACAGTAAAGTGCTCCTTGTCACTGGGGGATGTCAACGTGCAACTGAAGCTAACTTGTTACCTCCACCCAAATTTAATAGAACCACAGTCATTGGGGGAAGGAAGGTGAGATAAAGCTACAAGATGCATGCTGATCACAAGCAAGGGCACTGCATTGCAAATCGAGCAGATTGAACCATAAAAAATGTCCAGCACAAAAGGCACAAGTGAAACGAAAGACCTAAAGGCAGAAGAAGATGGTCATTGATTGCTGCCCACAGATTCCAACCAGTGGAATCTGCTTGCTGAAAAGCAACCTGGTAGGCCACGAAAGAAATGACTAAAATTGGCTAGGAGATAGCAAAACTAAGAAAGGTGCAGATGTTAAAGTTGCACTACAACATCATACTCCAATAGATGAATTGCATTTCTTGCTTGTTTACCTGAGCGGTGGCTGGAAGAATCTTTCCATCTGAATCTCTTAATGCAGAAGAATCACCAAGGGCAAAAATGCGTGGGTGGCCCTTGACACGTAGAGTTTCATCAGTTTCTGTTTGACCATGGGCAGTCAAAGGAAGCTCATGCGGCTTATCCCAAGGTTCTAATTCGGGAAGTGAAGGCTTAGAGCCCACAGTCCATAGGACCAAATCCGCCTCCAGAATTTGACTTCGTAGTCCCCTTTGAGCAGGTTGAAGTTCCAATATAAATGTCTCAACATCATCTTCTGCCGCAAACCCCTTAGTCGGTCCACTCTTTTTCTGCATTTCAGGATCTTCAGAGTTTCCACTGAAACAGAAAGAATCTTCAGCATCGCTGGACTTCCTTATATTGTGTACAAAGTAACCCAGAAGCAGCTCAACTTTCCTTGATGAAAGAACCTGGTATGTATTGCAAAAGCTGTACATCATGATCCACCCTCTGTAGTGTCATATCTTCATACCTCCAGATAAAAGTTCATATAGCATTGGCTTGAAAACAAACCGCTCACATTGGTCAACAAGGACCTACCGCATTATCAAAGTGACACAATTTAATAAGATGGCTCAAGCTGAATAAGTCATTTGAACATTATACGCAGCATCAAATGACAACATACTGGTTTCAACAAAATATACAGACTTCTATAAGACAGTTTGTTATAGTCTAGAGGAGTGATCTTTGTTCAAATATGCAAGTTCAGCTTACGATTCCATTCCAGCAACAGGGATGTATCAATGTAGAACGCGTACTAACTATACAAGGATCAAAGGAACTACCTGAGGTTTCTTGCTGTCAGGCCGACAAGTGATTCCAGTCTCAAAGCAGTGTATAAAACCCCAAATCCACCACCTAATATACACACCCTTGGTCTCTCGCAAAGAAAGGTTTCTTCTGTAAAACTTAACAATAAGTACCTTCGGATTCATGTAcaataatttcaaaagaatatgaGGAAAATAAACATATTCAGGAGTGATGACAGAGAATAAAGCAAACACCTCCACCCTCAAAACCATAGTGATTAGATTCAACTAAACTCTTCTCAGTTTCATCATCTCTTCTGCTTCTAACCAATCCATGATTAACCTCATTCCCAAGCCACAAGGCTCAAAGTTATAAATTATATCAAAGGCAAAGCCCAACCTTAAACACTAAGCTAGAATGAGACCGACTTTGGGCGAGCCCAAGTGGCACATGGAATTGGTGGGAGGTATTGGAGTGGACTGATCCATTCACGTAAAACCCACGCCCAAACTGAGGATTTGACCCTAGTGTTTCAGCCAGGCATTGCCAATGATGACAGAGAAAATTTCGTCCAAGATGAGAATTTCCCCATCATcagcaaaaggaaataactgCATAAGTAATGTTGGGTCGGCATTACCATTTTCTGCGATGCATGGACTTGgcgaaggggcgtcggcgtcgacgtcggcgtcggcgtcaggCGCATAGGCGGAGGCCgaggcgtcggcgtcgggggCGACGGACTCTGACACCGACAGAGGCAACCGGCGAAGGGGTGCCGGCGTCGAGTCGGGTTCGAGGGGAGGCTGCGttggcgtcggcgtcggcgtcggagtcgaaGTCGAGGGCGACGGAGTCAACCGACGgaggtggagggccgtcggcgtcgcgtttcgctggaagagaggcacgacttcgcgagaggggggagagagagcggagcggacgtcgcgagagggaggcggaggagcgtcgAACACGACGAGGCAGCTCGGCACCGgcttctccagcaacctcgcctccgagccttccGTGTGTGCGGGTCTCGCTTGGCGGGCGACGCTCGCCGACGTTgaggggagctcgaagaggcctgcttctcctccgcgtgctgcatctgcgatcccgggaacgccggaacgaatgacggagcagcaacgaacccgaagagagaagcgagtgAGCACCGGAGTAGCGGCGGCCGTAATGTGGTTCGTCGGCGATGGCAGGAG harbors:
- the LOC104429858 gene encoding uncharacterized protein LOC104429858 — encoded protein: MILSLTADEENYDKLNEALARGDHSWTALTLKLCSSLEVANKLVQSTHGNAGLLLEKVEELEKIIKRGNSAVAAVKAITITSVGDGKPSTGSEHVK
- the LOC120286073 gene encoding alternative NAD(P)H-ubiquinone oxidoreductase C1, chloroplastic/mitochondrial-like — translated: MMYSFCNTYQVLSSRKVELLLGYFVHNIRKSSDAEDSFCFSGNSEDPEMQKKSGPTKGFAAEDDVETFILELQPAQRGLRSQILEADLVLWTVGSKPSLPELEPWDKPHELPLTAHGQTETDETLRVKGHPRIFALGDSSALRDSDGKILPATAQVSKLGRDDDIGKK